One genomic region from Mycobacterium basiliense encodes:
- a CDS encoding glycosyltransferase family 1 protein gives MRALRRFTVRAHLPERLAALDQLSTNLRWSWEKPTQDLFASIDPELWASCGHDPVAVLGAVRPARLDELALDEEFVNRLDELAADLNDYLTRPLWYQQHEQEGGEAGTSGSAMPTGIAYFSMEFGVAEVLPNYSGGLGILAGDHLKAASDLGLPLIAVGLYYRSGYFRQSLTADGWQQETYPSLDPQGLPLRLLTDASGDPALVELTLPDSATLRARIWVAQVGRVPLLLLDSDIPENEHDLRGVTDRLYGGDQEHRIKQEILAGIGGVRAIRAYTAIQGLPGPEVFHMNEGHAGFLGAERIRELITDAGLDFDTALTVVRSSTVFTTHTPVPAGIDRFPVEMVRRYFADDGTTLLPGVPTERILALGAEDDPTKFNMAHMGLRLAQRANGVSLLHGRVSRAMFSELWPGFDHDEVPIGSITNGVHARTWAAPQWLQLGRELVGSDSFSMPAVWLRLQQVDPGHLWWIRSQLRTLLVDDVRQRLRQSWLERGASDAELGWIATAFDPEVLTVGFARRVPTYKRLTLMLRDPDRLEKLLLDPERPVQLVVAGKSHPADDGGKALIQQIVRFADRPEVRHRIAFLPNYDMSMARLLYWGCDVWLNNPLRPLEACGTSGMKSALNGGLNLSIRDGWWDEWYDGENGWEIPSADGVADPERRDDLESSALYDLLEQAVAPKFYERDDRGVPPRWIEMVRHTLQTLGPKVLASRMVRDYVEHYYVPAAQSRRKTIAGADGPTDFTAARELAAYCRRAEQAWPKIRITDVDSTGLPDSPLLGSKLTLTAIVQLAGLACDEVTVQAVLGRVDSGDVLLDPVTVEMSYTGGADGGAHVFSTTTPLPMAGAVGYTVRVLPRHPMLAAGNELGLVTLATG, from the coding sequence GTGAGAGCCCTCCGCCGGTTTACCGTCCGTGCTCATCTACCCGAGCGTCTCGCCGCGCTGGACCAGCTATCGACCAACCTGCGATGGTCGTGGGAAAAGCCGACGCAGGACCTGTTCGCCAGCATTGACCCGGAGCTGTGGGCAAGTTGCGGGCACGACCCGGTAGCGGTGCTGGGCGCTGTCAGGCCCGCGCGGCTCGACGAGCTGGCTCTCGACGAAGAGTTCGTGAACCGGCTCGACGAGCTGGCGGCCGACTTGAACGACTATCTGACCCGACCGTTGTGGTATCAGCAGCACGAACAGGAGGGCGGCGAGGCCGGGACGTCCGGCTCTGCCATGCCGACCGGTATCGCGTACTTCTCCATGGAGTTCGGTGTCGCCGAGGTGCTACCCAATTACTCCGGCGGCCTCGGGATTCTGGCCGGTGACCATCTGAAGGCCGCGTCCGATCTTGGGTTACCGCTGATTGCCGTGGGTCTTTACTACCGCTCCGGGTACTTTCGGCAGTCGCTGACCGCGGACGGATGGCAGCAGGAAACCTATCCGTCGCTGGACCCGCAGGGGCTACCGTTGCGCCTACTGACCGACGCCAGTGGTGACCCGGCGCTGGTCGAATTGACGCTCCCGGACTCGGCGACGCTGCGGGCGCGGATTTGGGTCGCCCAAGTGGGCCGCGTTCCGTTGCTGTTGCTGGATTCCGACATCCCGGAAAACGAGCACGACCTGCGTGGTGTCACCGACCGGCTGTACGGCGGAGATCAGGAACACCGAATCAAGCAGGAGATCCTGGCCGGCATCGGCGGCGTACGGGCGATTCGTGCTTACACCGCAATCCAAGGACTGCCCGGGCCCGAGGTATTCCACATGAACGAGGGGCACGCGGGCTTCCTCGGAGCCGAACGGATCCGCGAGTTGATCACCGATGCGGGATTGGATTTCGATACCGCCTTGACTGTGGTGCGGTCGAGCACCGTGTTCACCACGCACACCCCGGTGCCCGCCGGAATCGATCGGTTTCCGGTGGAGATGGTGCGGCGCTACTTCGCCGATGACGGAACAACGCTGCTGCCTGGCGTGCCGACGGAGCGAATCCTCGCATTGGGCGCCGAAGACGATCCCACGAAATTCAACATGGCCCACATGGGTCTGCGGTTGGCGCAACGGGCCAACGGTGTCTCGCTATTGCACGGCAGGGTAAGTCGGGCGATGTTCAGCGAGCTGTGGCCAGGATTCGACCACGACGAAGTTCCGATCGGGTCGATCACCAACGGTGTGCACGCGCGTACCTGGGCCGCGCCGCAATGGCTGCAACTGGGTCGTGAGCTGGTGGGGTCGGACTCGTTCAGTATGCCGGCGGTGTGGCTGAGGTTGCAGCAGGTCGATCCCGGTCATCTGTGGTGGATCCGGTCGCAGCTGCGCACATTGTTGGTCGATGACGTTCGCCAGCGGCTGCGCCAATCGTGGCTGGAGCGCGGCGCGTCAGATGCCGAATTAGGTTGGATTGCTACGGCATTCGATCCTGAGGTGCTGACCGTCGGGTTTGCCCGCCGGGTCCCGACGTACAAGCGGCTGACGCTGATGCTGCGTGATCCCGATCGACTCGAGAAGCTGTTGCTCGACCCGGAACGGCCGGTACAGCTGGTCGTTGCCGGAAAATCGCATCCAGCCGACGACGGGGGCAAGGCGCTCATCCAGCAGATCGTGCGCTTCGCCGATCGACCAGAGGTGCGGCACCGCATCGCCTTCCTGCCCAACTACGACATGTCCATGGCTCGGTTGCTGTACTGGGGATGCGACGTTTGGCTGAACAATCCGCTGCGTCCGTTGGAGGCATGCGGCACTTCGGGAATGAAAAGCGCGCTCAACGGTGGGTTGAACCTGTCCATCCGGGACGGTTGGTGGGACGAATGGTACGACGGCGAAAATGGTTGGGAGATACCGTCTGCCGACGGCGTAGCAGATCCGGAAAGGCGCGACGACTTGGAGTCCAGCGCGCTTTACGACCTGCTGGAGCAAGCGGTGGCGCCAAAGTTCTACGAGCGTGACGACCGAGGTGTGCCGCCACGCTGGATCGAGATGGTGCGCCACACCTTGCAGACGTTGGGGCCCAAGGTGTTGGCCTCCCGGATGGTGCGTGATTACGTCGAGCATTATTACGTGCCGGCGGCTCAATCACGGCGCAAGACTATTGCCGGCGCCGATGGCCCTACCGACTTCACCGCAGCCCGCGAGCTGGCCGCCTACTGTCGGCGCGCCGAGCAAGCGTGGCCGAAGATCAGGATCACCGATGTCGATAGCACCGGTCTGCCCGACAGCCCGCTGCTCGGGTCGAAGCTGACCCTGACCGCGATCGTGCAGCTAGCGGGGTTGGCCTGCGATGAGGTGACGGTGCAGGCCGTGCTGGGCAGAGTCGACTCCGGCGATGTGCTGCTGGACCCGGTCACCGTCGAAATGTCGTATACCGGCGGCGCCGACGGGGGCGCCCACGTCTTCTCGACGACAACCCCACTGCCGATGGCAGGCGCGGTCGGGTACACGGTGCGTGTGTTGCCTCGTCATCCAATGCTGGCCGCTGGCAACGAACTTGGGTTGGTAACTCTGGCCACGGGCTAG
- a CDS encoding PE family protein produces MSYVFTSAETMVAAAWDLTGIGSAISTANASAAAPTTGVLAAGADEVSAAVAEVFGEHAQAYQALGARLASFHEQFVQTLTASASAYGSAETAAASPLQSVLDLVNTPTQMLLGRPLIGNGVDAAPGSGQAGGDGGLVYGNGGAGGSGATAQAGGAGGAAGLFGNGGPGGTGGGASSGTGNGASGGAGGTGGLLFGIGGTGGTGGFGGSTGGIGGTGGAGGTGGLFGFGGPGGAGGLGFHGGSGGVGGTGGLLAVGGVGGAGGLASGAGGIGGIGGAGGDGGLLGGGGAGGSGGQSVSGAGGDGGDGGDGGMLSGNGGSGGVGGSGTTSVGAGGAGGDAGPLLGNGGTGGAGAPGASANGGTGGAGGNAGLIGNGGAGGVGGNALVDGFTGGDGGVGGDAALIGNGGNGGNGGLVNIPGAGGAGGTGGAGGLFGVSGSDGLDAS; encoded by the coding sequence ATGTCGTATGTATTCACCTCGGCAGAAACCATGGTGGCGGCGGCTTGGGACTTGACCGGCATTGGCTCAGCGATCAGCACGGCCAATGCCTCGGCTGCGGCACCGACCACGGGGGTGTTGGCGGCTGGCGCCGATGAGGTATCGGCCGCTGTCGCGGAAGTGTTCGGCGAGCACGCCCAGGCCTATCAAGCGCTCGGCGCTCGACTAGCAAGCTTTCACGAGCAATTCGTTCAGACCTTAACGGCGTCTGCCAGCGCATACGGCAGCGCCGAAACCGCCGCCGCGTCGCCTTTGCAGAGCGTGCTCGATCTGGTCAATACGCCCACCCAGATGTTGCTGGGGCGCCCCTTGATCGGCAACGGTGTCGACGCCGCACCGGGATCCGGTCAAGCCGGTGGCGACGGTGGACTGGTGTATGGCAACGGTGGAGCCGGTGGGTCCGGAGCCACGGCTCAAGCCGGTGGAGCAGGCGGGGCTGCAGGACTGTTCGGCAACGGCGGACCCGGCGGCACCGGTGGCGGCGCCTCAAGCGGCACGGGTAACGGCGCATCCGGGGGCGCCGGCGGCACGGGCGGCCTGCTGTTCGGCATCGGCGGCACGGGTGGTACCGGCGGCTTCGGCGGCTCAACCGGCGGAATCGGCGGCACCGGCGGGGCCGGCGGCACCGGCGGCCTATTCGGCTTCGGGGGTCCCGGCGGCGCGGGCGGGCTGGGCTTTCACGGAGGCAGCGGCGGAGTCGGCGGCACCGGAGGACTTCTCGCCGTCGGCGGTGTTGGCGGAGCCGGCGGACTGGCCAGCGGCGCCGGAGGGATCGGCGGGATCGGCGGCGCCGGCGGAGACGGCGGGCTGCTCGGCGGCGGCGGTGCTGGCGGAAGCGGAGGCCAGAGCGTAAGCGGCGCCGGCGGCGACGGGGGCGACGGCGGCGACGGCGGGATGCTCTCCGGTAACGGTGGCTCGGGCGGCGTCGGCGGCAGCGGCACCACCAGCGTGGGAGCCGGCGGCGCCGGCGGTGACGCGGGACCACTGTTGGGCAACGGAGGGACCGGCGGCGCCGGAGCGCCCGGCGCCTCCGCCAACGGAGGGACCGGTGGGGCGGGCGGCAATGCCGGCCTGATCGGCAACGGTGGGGCCGGCGGCGTCGGCGGTAACGCGCTTGTTGACGGCTTCACCGGTGGTGACGGCGGGGTCGGCGGCGACGCCGCACTAATCGGCAACGGTGGCAACGGCGGCAACGGCGGACTGGTCAATATCCCTGGCGCCGGCGGCGCCGGTGGCACCGGCGGCGCGGGAGGGCTGTTCGGCGTCAGCGGGTCGGACGGATTGGACGCGTCGTAA
- a CDS encoding alpha-1,4-glucan--maltose-1-phosphate maltosyltransferase — MPGRVEIDDVQPVVSCGAYPAKAVVGEVVPVRASVWREGHEAVAATLVVRYLGPRYPHVTDVRRIKATAPESELVPKTAEQHRVRPLLSPMTMGEEPYVFHGQFTPDSVGLWTFRVDGWGDPIHTWRHGLVAKLDAGQGENELSNDLLVGAGLFERAATGVPRAQRWPLLEAATALRTPGDPVTRSALALTPEIDELLNAYPLRDLITRGEQFGIWVDRPLARFGGWYEMFPRSTGGCDAQGNPVHGTFATAAADLPRIARMGFDVVYLPPIHPIGKVHRKGRNNNPTAAPGDVGSPWAIGSDEGGHDAVHPGLGTIDDFDNFVAAARELGMEVALDLALQCAPDHPWATEHRNWFTELPDGSIAYAENPPKKYQDIYPLNFDNDPGGLYDEVLRVVRHWIDHGVKFFRVDNPHTKPPNFWAWLIDEVKSVDPDVLFLSEAFTPPARQYGLAKLGFTQSYSYFTWRTAKWELTEFGNDIAKFADFRRPNLFVNTPDILHAVLQHHGPGMFAIRAVLAATMGPAWGVYSGYELFEHRAVREGSEEYLDSEKYELRPRDFAGALAEGRSLEPFITQLNAIRRLHPALQQLRTIHFHDIDNDALLAYSKFDPATGDSVLVVVTLNAFGLEEATLRLDMPALGMEPYERFWVRDEITGEEYQWGQANYIRIDPGRAVAHIINMPLVPIESRITLLRRR; from the coding sequence GTGCCCGGTCGTGTCGAGATCGATGACGTCCAGCCCGTCGTCTCATGCGGCGCCTACCCCGCCAAGGCGGTGGTCGGCGAAGTAGTCCCGGTTCGTGCCTCGGTATGGCGGGAAGGGCACGAGGCGGTCGCAGCGACGTTGGTCGTCCGCTACTTGGGCCCCCGCTATCCGCATGTCACGGACGTTCGCCGGATCAAGGCGACCGCCCCGGAATCGGAGTTGGTACCCAAGACCGCCGAACAGCACCGTGTCAGACCCCTGCTGTCCCCCATGACGATGGGCGAAGAGCCCTATGTCTTCCACGGTCAGTTCACCCCCGACAGCGTCGGACTGTGGACCTTCCGGGTTGATGGCTGGGGTGATCCCATACACACCTGGCGTCATGGACTGGTTGCCAAGCTCGACGCCGGCCAGGGTGAAAACGAACTATCCAACGATTTGTTGGTGGGTGCCGGACTGTTCGAACGGGCCGCGACGGGGGTACCCCGAGCACAGCGCTGGCCGCTTTTGGAAGCCGCGACGGCGCTGCGAACACCCGGAGATCCGGTAACCCGCTCCGCACTGGCCCTCACGCCGGAAATCGACGAGCTGTTGAACGCCTACCCGCTGCGGGATCTGATCACCCGCGGCGAACAGTTCGGGATCTGGGTGGATCGGCCGTTGGCTCGGTTCGGTGGGTGGTACGAGATGTTTCCGCGCTCGACCGGCGGCTGCGATGCCCAAGGTAACCCGGTGCACGGGACGTTTGCCACCGCGGCGGCGGATCTGCCGCGTATCGCTCGGATGGGCTTCGATGTGGTGTACCTTCCGCCGATCCATCCAATCGGCAAGGTGCACCGCAAGGGCCGCAACAATAACCCCACCGCCGCGCCCGGCGATGTGGGATCGCCCTGGGCCATCGGAAGCGACGAGGGTGGCCACGACGCTGTGCACCCGGGCCTAGGCACCATCGACGACTTCGACAACTTCGTGGCAGCAGCGCGCGAATTGGGCATGGAAGTGGCGTTGGACCTCGCGCTGCAGTGCGCGCCGGACCACCCGTGGGCCACCGAACACCGCAACTGGTTCACCGAATTGCCGGACGGCAGCATTGCCTACGCGGAGAACCCGCCGAAGAAGTACCAAGACATTTACCCGCTCAATTTCGACAATGATCCCGGCGGGCTCTACGACGAAGTCCTGCGCGTGGTGCGACATTGGATTGACCATGGCGTCAAGTTCTTTCGGGTCGACAACCCTCATACTAAACCGCCCAATTTCTGGGCCTGGCTAATCGATGAAGTCAAATCTGTCGACCCCGACGTGCTGTTCTTGTCCGAGGCATTCACGCCACCTGCTCGCCAGTACGGTCTGGCCAAGCTCGGTTTCACCCAGTCCTACAGCTACTTCACCTGGCGTACGGCGAAGTGGGAGCTCACCGAATTCGGCAACGATATAGCCAAATTCGCCGACTTTCGCCGGCCCAACCTGTTCGTCAACACCCCGGATATCCTGCATGCGGTGCTGCAGCATCACGGTCCCGGCATGTTCGCCATCCGGGCCGTGCTGGCGGCGACCATGGGGCCGGCCTGGGGGGTGTACTCTGGCTACGAGCTGTTCGAGCACCGCGCTGTGCGAGAGGGCAGCGAGGAATACCTGGACTCAGAAAAGTACGAGCTGCGTCCCCGCGACTTTGCGGGCGCATTGGCCGAAGGCCGCTCGCTGGAGCCATTCATCACACAGCTCAACGCAATTCGGCGGCTGCATCCCGCGCTTCAGCAATTGCGCACGATCCATTTTCATGACATCGACAACGACGCTCTGCTGGCCTACAGCAAGTTCGACCCAGCTACCGGGGACAGCGTATTGGTGGTGGTCACCCTCAACGCCTTTGGGCTGGAAGAAGCAACACTGCGGCTGGATATGCCGGCGCTAGGCATGGAGCCCTACGAACGGTTTTGGGTCCGGGACGAAATCACCGGCGAGGAATACCAATGGGGGCAAGCCAATTACATCCGCATCGACCCCGGGCGTGCCGTTGCCCACATCATCAACATGCCACTGGTACCCATCGAATCACGAATCACGCTGCTACGTAGGAGGTGA
- a CDS encoding acetyl-CoA C-acetyltransferase: protein MTTSVIVAGARTPIGRLMGSLKDFSASDLGAIAIKGALAKAFPGVADPASLVEYVIMGQVLTAGAGQMPARQAAVSAGIGWDVPALTINKMCLSGVDAIALADQLIRAGEFDVVVAGGQESMTKAPHLLTDSRFGYRYGDHPLVDHMAYDGLHDVFTDQPMGALTEQRNDIDQFTRRQQDEYAAASHQKAAAAWKDGVFENEVVPVSIPQRKGDPLQFSEDEGIRADATADSLAGLKPAFRKDGTITAGSASQISDGAAAVVVMNKNKARELGLTWLAEIGAHGVVAGPDSTLQSQPANAIKKALGREGIGVDQLDVVEINEAFAAVALASTKELGLNPEVVNANGGAIAFGHPIGMSGARITLHVALELARRGSGYGVAALCGGGGQGDALILRAG, encoded by the coding sequence ATGACGACGTCGGTGATCGTTGCTGGAGCCCGAACCCCGATTGGCAGGTTGATGGGCTCGCTGAAGGATTTCAGTGCCAGTGATCTGGGTGCAATCGCGATCAAGGGCGCCTTGGCGAAGGCCTTCCCGGGAGTAGCGGACCCGGCGTCCCTGGTCGAGTACGTGATCATGGGGCAGGTACTAACCGCGGGGGCGGGGCAGATGCCCGCGCGTCAGGCGGCGGTCTCGGCCGGTATTGGTTGGGACGTGCCGGCGCTGACCATCAACAAGATGTGTCTGTCCGGCGTTGACGCCATTGCGCTCGCTGACCAGCTCATTCGCGCTGGGGAATTCGACGTGGTGGTTGCCGGCGGTCAGGAATCCATGACGAAAGCGCCGCATCTGCTGACGGACAGCCGGTTCGGGTACAGGTACGGCGACCACCCGTTGGTGGACCACATGGCTTACGACGGGTTGCATGACGTCTTCACCGACCAGCCGATGGGCGCACTCACCGAGCAACGGAATGATATTGACCAGTTCACCCGCCGGCAGCAGGACGAGTACGCGGCCGCGTCGCACCAAAAAGCGGCTGCAGCCTGGAAAGACGGCGTTTTCGAGAACGAAGTGGTCCCGGTGAGTATTCCGCAGCGTAAGGGCGATCCGCTGCAGTTCAGCGAAGACGAGGGAATCCGGGCTGACGCCACCGCAGACTCTTTGGCGGGTCTCAAGCCGGCTTTCCGTAAGGACGGCACAATCACCGCCGGCTCGGCCTCCCAAATTTCGGACGGCGCGGCCGCAGTGGTGGTGATGAATAAAAACAAGGCACGGGAGCTGGGGCTGACGTGGCTGGCGGAGATCGGTGCACACGGCGTAGTGGCCGGCCCGGATTCGACGCTGCAATCACAGCCGGCAAATGCGATCAAGAAAGCGCTGGGCCGCGAGGGCATCGGGGTTGACCAGCTCGATGTGGTGGAGATCAACGAAGCTTTCGCTGCGGTGGCCCTGGCCTCGACCAAGGAGCTCGGGTTGAACCCCGAGGTCGTCAACGCCAACGGTGGTGCAATCGCCTTCGGCCATCCGATTGGGATGTCAGGAGCACGGATCACGCTGCATGTTGCCCTAGAGCTGGCGCGCCGCGGATCGGGATACGGGGTTGCCGCGCTGTGCGGTGGCGGCGGACAAGGCGACGCATTGATTCTGCGGGCCGGATAG
- the mce gene encoding methylmalonyl-CoA epimerase, with product MTTDQVDARHLLATSLVTGLDHVGIAVADLDAAIEWYHDHLGMILVHEEVNDDQGIREAMLAAPSAPTGAQIQLMAPIDDSSVIAKFLEKRGPGIQQFACRVSDLDTLCQRLRSQGLRLVYETPRRGTANSRINFIHPKDAGGVLIELVEPAR from the coding sequence ATGACGACCGATCAAGTTGACGCCCGTCACCTGCTGGCCACCTCCCTGGTGACCGGCTTGGATCATGTCGGCATCGCCGTCGCCGACCTGGATGCGGCGATCGAGTGGTATCACGACCACCTCGGCATGATTCTGGTCCACGAGGAAGTCAACGACGATCAGGGTATCCGCGAGGCGATGCTCGCCGCGCCTAGCGCCCCGACCGGAGCCCAGATCCAGTTGATGGCCCCGATCGACGACTCGTCAGTGATCGCAAAGTTCCTGGAGAAGCGGGGGCCGGGCATTCAACAGTTCGCCTGTCGAGTAAGCGATCTCGACACTCTGTGCCAGCGGCTGCGTTCCCAAGGCCTCCGTCTTGTCTACGAGACTCCCCGGCGCGGCACCGCAAATTCACGAATCAACTTCATCCATCCCAAGGACGCCGGCGGCGTCCTGATCGAATTGGTCGAACCGGCCCGCTAA
- the glgB gene encoding 1,4-alpha-glucan branching protein GlgB — MSRTDQLAGAHLAPDPAELARLVAGAHHNPHSILGAHEYGAHTVIRAFRPHAVGVVALVGDDRFSMQHIEAGLFAVALPFTGLIDYRLQVSYQGADSHTVADAYRFLPTLGEVDLHLFAEGRHERLWEVLGAHPRSFTTADGVVEGVSFAVWAPNAKGVSLIGDFNGWTGNDAPMRVLGSSGVWELFWPGFPADGLYKFRVHGADGVVSDRADPFAFGTEVPPQTGSRVTVSTYTWDDDQWMARRAQRNAVFEPMSTYEVHLGSWRPGLSYRQLARELTDYVAEHRFTHVELLPIAEHPFAGSWGYQVTSYYAPTSRFGTPDDFRALVDALHQAGIGVIVDWVPAHFPKDAWALGRFDGTPLYEHSDPKRGEQLDWGTYVFDFGRPEVRNFLVANALYWLQEFHIDGFRVDAVASMLYLDYSRPEGGWTPNVYGGRENLEAVQFLQEMNATAHKAAPGIVTIAEESTSWPGVTRPTNIGGLGFSMKWNMGWMHDTLDYVSRDPIYRSYHHHEMTFSMLYAFSENYVLPLSHDEVVHGKGTLWGRMPGNNHTKAAGLRSLLAYQWAHPGKQLLFMGQEFGQRAEWSEQRGLDWFQLDENGFSNGISRLVRDINDIYCTHAALWSQDTTPEGYSWIDANDSANNVLSFLRYGNNGSVMACVFNFSGAEHGGYRLGLPCAGRWREVLNTDATVYHGSGIGNLGGVDATNDPWHGRPASAVLVLPPNSALWLAPA; from the coding sequence GTGAGCCGAACAGATCAACTGGCCGGGGCGCACTTGGCGCCCGACCCTGCCGAACTGGCACGCCTGGTCGCGGGGGCACACCATAACCCGCACAGCATCTTGGGCGCCCACGAATACGGCGCCCACACCGTGATCCGGGCGTTTCGGCCCCATGCCGTGGGCGTCGTTGCGCTCGTCGGTGACGACCGATTCTCGATGCAGCACATCGAAGCGGGGCTGTTCGCGGTGGCGCTGCCATTCACCGGCCTGATCGATTACCGGTTGCAGGTCAGCTACCAGGGCGCTGATTCGCACACGGTCGCCGACGCATACCGTTTTCTGCCCACCCTGGGCGAAGTGGATCTCCATTTGTTCGCCGAGGGCCGCCACGAACGGCTGTGGGAAGTCCTTGGCGCTCACCCTCGCTCGTTCACCACGGCCGACGGGGTCGTGGAGGGGGTGTCGTTCGCCGTGTGGGCACCCAACGCCAAGGGCGTGAGCTTGATCGGCGATTTCAACGGCTGGACCGGCAACGACGCCCCCATGCGTGTGCTGGGTTCCTCTGGCGTATGGGAACTGTTCTGGCCCGGCTTCCCCGCCGACGGCCTCTATAAGTTCCGGGTGCACGGCGCCGACGGCGTAGTTTCCGATCGAGCTGACCCCTTTGCCTTCGGTACCGAAGTGCCGCCGCAGACGGGGTCGCGGGTGACAGTCAGCACCTACACCTGGGATGACGACCAATGGATGGCCCGCCGCGCACAGCGCAATGCCGTGTTCGAACCGATGAGCACCTACGAAGTCCACCTTGGCTCATGGCGACCCGGGCTCAGCTACCGTCAGCTAGCCCGCGAGCTGACCGACTACGTGGCAGAACACCGCTTTACCCATGTTGAGTTGCTGCCCATCGCCGAGCATCCGTTCGCCGGGTCATGGGGATATCAAGTCACGTCTTACTACGCGCCGACATCCCGCTTTGGCACACCCGACGATTTTCGGGCTCTGGTCGACGCCCTACACCAGGCTGGTATCGGCGTCATCGTCGACTGGGTGCCCGCCCACTTCCCCAAGGACGCATGGGCGCTGGGACGGTTCGACGGAACCCCGCTCTATGAGCATTCTGACCCCAAACGTGGCGAGCAACTCGACTGGGGTACTTATGTTTTCGATTTCGGACGACCGGAGGTACGCAACTTCCTGGTAGCCAACGCGCTGTACTGGCTTCAAGAGTTCCATATCGACGGCTTCCGGGTGGACGCGGTGGCATCGATGCTCTATTTGGACTACTCGCGTCCCGAGGGCGGCTGGACCCCCAACGTCTATGGTGGACGGGAAAATCTGGAGGCGGTGCAGTTCCTTCAAGAGATGAACGCCACCGCACACAAAGCGGCACCGGGCATCGTCACCATCGCTGAGGAGTCCACCTCGTGGCCCGGGGTGACCAGGCCGACCAACATCGGCGGCCTCGGCTTTTCGATGAAGTGGAACATGGGCTGGATGCACGACACGCTCGACTACGTCAGTCGCGATCCGATCTACCGCAGCTATCACCACCACGAGATGACGTTCTCGATGTTGTATGCCTTCAGCGAAAACTACGTGCTGCCACTCAGCCACGACGAGGTAGTGCACGGCAAGGGCACGCTGTGGGGGCGGATGCCGGGCAACAACCACACCAAGGCAGCCGGGCTGCGCAGCCTGCTCGCCTATCAATGGGCCCACCCCGGTAAGCAACTACTATTCATGGGTCAGGAATTCGGCCAACGCGCCGAATGGTCCGAGCAGCGTGGTCTCGACTGGTTCCAACTCGACGAGAACGGATTTTCCAACGGAATTTCGCGCCTGGTGCGCGACATCAATGACATCTACTGCACTCATGCCGCACTGTGGAGTCAAGACACCACCCCTGAAGGCTATTCCTGGATCGACGCCAATGACTCAGCCAACAACGTGTTGAGCTTTCTCCGCTACGGCAACAACGGCTCGGTAATGGCGTGCGTATTCAACTTTTCGGGTGCAGAACACGGTGGCTATCGGCTGGGCCTTCCGTGCGCCGGCCGGTGGCGTGAGGTGCTCAACACCGACGCGACCGTCTATCACGGCTCCGGGATCGGCAACCTCGGCGGGGTCGACGCGACCAACGATCCCTGGCACGGACGCCCAGCGTCGGCGGTCTTGGTACTACCGCCCAACTCCGCGTTGTGGTTGGCGCCCGCGTAG
- a CDS encoding tetratricopeptide repeat protein — protein sequence MTRPRPPIGPAMAGAVDLSGLKQRAQQSASAAGPAGGQAPGPGAANVHEISEANFEDEVIGRSDEVPVVVLLWSPRSEVCVELLDALSALAAEDQGSWSLASVNVDTAPRVAQIFGVQAVPTVVALAAGQPLSSFQGPQPADQLRGWVDSLLSATAGKLKGPKGSEEAAAVDPALAQARTELEAGDFVAAAKSYQAILDSDPSHVEARAAIRQIEFLTRATAQRPDAIQAADTAPEDIDAAFAAADVQILNQDVGAAFERLITLVRNTSGDERTKVRTRLIELFELFDPADPEVIAGRRSLANALY from the coding sequence GTGACGCGTCCCCGACCTCCGATCGGGCCTGCCATGGCGGGTGCGGTCGACCTTTCCGGCCTCAAGCAGCGAGCCCAACAGTCCGCCTCGGCGGCTGGCCCCGCGGGCGGCCAGGCACCCGGACCGGGTGCCGCGAATGTCCACGAGATCTCCGAGGCAAACTTCGAAGACGAAGTAATTGGCCGCTCCGACGAGGTGCCTGTGGTGGTGTTGCTGTGGTCGCCGCGCAGTGAGGTGTGCGTCGAGCTGCTCGACGCACTGTCGGCCCTGGCCGCTGAGGACCAGGGCAGCTGGTCCCTGGCTTCGGTCAACGTCGATACGGCGCCCAGGGTTGCCCAGATCTTCGGCGTCCAGGCGGTTCCTACGGTGGTGGCTCTGGCGGCGGGTCAGCCGCTGTCGAGCTTCCAGGGCCCGCAACCGGCCGATCAGTTGCGCGGCTGGGTGGACTCGCTCCTTTCTGCCACGGCTGGAAAGCTCAAGGGCCCCAAGGGGTCGGAGGAGGCCGCGGCAGTCGATCCAGCCCTGGCGCAGGCCCGCACGGAACTCGAGGCGGGCGACTTCGTCGCGGCAGCAAAGTCCTATCAAGCGATCCTGGACTCCGATCCGAGCCACGTTGAAGCAAGGGCGGCCATTCGCCAGATCGAATTTCTCACGCGTGCAACCGCGCAACGGCCCGATGCGATCCAGGCCGCTGATACCGCACCGGAGGACATCGACGCCGCATTTGCGGCCGCCGACGTGCAAATCCTGAACCAGGATGTCGGTGCGGCGTTCGAACGTCTCATCACTCTGGTGCGGAATACATCTGGCGATGAGCGCACGAAGGTGCGCACTCGGTTGATCGAACTCTTTGAATTGTTCGACCCGGCCGATCCGGAGGTAATCGCGGGTCGGCGCAGCCTGGCCAACGCGCTCTACTGA